The following are encoded together in the Streptomyces flavofungini genome:
- a CDS encoding aspartate-semialdehyde dehydrogenase codes for MKVGIVGATGQVGTVMRKILAERKFPLDELRLFASARSAGSVLDGVTVEDASTADYTGLDIVLFSAGGATSKALAEKVASQGAVVIDNSSAWRRDPEVPLVVSEVNPHAIADRPKGIIANPNCTTMAAMPVLKPLHREAELTSLVVATYQAVSGSGLAGVDELFQQVKKVGDDAPKLTHGGDRAEFPEPDKYVAPIAYNVLPMAGSIVDDGLNETDEEQKLRHESRKILEIPELKVSGTCVRVPVFTGHSLQVNARFARPLSPERATEILAAAEGVVLTDVPTPLVAAGRDESFVGRIRGDETVENGLAFFISDDNLRKGAALNAVQIAELVAAELSGS; via the coding sequence GTGAAGGTCGGAATCGTCGGAGCCACCGGTCAGGTCGGCACGGTCATGCGCAAGATCCTCGCCGAGCGCAAGTTCCCGCTCGACGAGCTGCGCCTGTTCGCCTCGGCCCGCTCGGCGGGCTCGGTCCTGGACGGGGTGACGGTCGAGGACGCCTCGACGGCCGACTACACGGGCCTGGACATCGTCCTGTTCTCCGCGGGCGGCGCCACGTCCAAGGCGCTCGCCGAGAAGGTCGCCTCGCAGGGCGCCGTCGTGATCGACAACTCCTCGGCCTGGCGCCGCGACCCCGAGGTGCCGCTGGTCGTCTCCGAGGTGAACCCGCACGCCATCGCGGACCGCCCCAAGGGCATCATCGCAAACCCGAACTGCACGACGATGGCCGCGATGCCGGTCCTGAAGCCGCTGCACCGGGAGGCGGAGCTGACCTCGCTGGTCGTCGCCACCTACCAGGCCGTGTCCGGCTCCGGGCTCGCGGGCGTCGACGAGCTGTTCCAGCAGGTCAAGAAGGTCGGCGACGACGCGCCGAAGCTGACCCACGGCGGCGACCGGGCCGAGTTCCCCGAGCCCGACAAGTACGTCGCGCCGATCGCGTACAACGTCCTCCCGATGGCGGGCTCGATCGTCGACGACGGTCTGAACGAGACCGACGAGGAGCAGAAGCTCCGCCACGAGTCCCGCAAGATCCTGGAGATCCCGGAGCTCAAGGTCTCCGGCACGTGTGTCCGCGTGCCCGTCTTCACCGGCCACTCCCTCCAGGTCAACGCCCGCTTCGCGCGGCCGCTGTCCCCCGAGCGCGCCACCGAGATCCTGGCCGCCGCGGAGGGCGTCGTCCTCACCGACGTGCCGACCCCGCTGGTCGCGGCGGGCCGCGACGAGTCCTTCGTGGGCCGCATCCGCGGCGACGAGACCGTGGAGAACGGCCTCGCGTTCTTCATCTCCGACGACAACCTCCGCAAGGGCGCCGCGCTGAACGCGGTGCAGATCGCGGAGCTGGTGGCGGCGGAGCTGTCGGGCTCCTGA
- a CDS encoding RNA polymerase sigma factor, with the protein MTRRGPRGPRGQGGPGGQEGPEAADPLDPAQEDRVRAVLSLGGVPHGELQDGVQQVRLRLLERAAKGEGAPRDVSAWAAVVASNWAMDFHRARRRQERLGERLAALRPAEAGADGAESRVLALAVAQGLDALPDSQRQVVVLRFYADLPVRDIAAELGIPEGTVKSRLHAAVRMLRTRLHEGEVV; encoded by the coding sequence ATCACGCGCCGCGGACCACGCGGACCACGCGGTCAGGGGGGACCGGGGGGTCAGGAAGGACCTGAGGCCGCCGACCCGCTCGACCCGGCCCAGGAGGACCGGGTGCGGGCCGTCCTGTCCCTGGGCGGGGTGCCGCACGGGGAGCTGCAGGACGGCGTGCAGCAGGTCAGGCTGCGGCTCCTGGAGCGGGCCGCGAAGGGGGAGGGGGCGCCGCGGGACGTGTCCGCGTGGGCCGCGGTGGTCGCGTCGAACTGGGCGATGGACTTCCACCGCGCCCGCCGCCGCCAGGAGCGGCTCGGCGAACGGCTCGCCGCGCTGCGTCCCGCGGAGGCCGGTGCGGACGGCGCCGAGTCGCGGGTCCTCGCGCTGGCCGTGGCGCAGGGGCTCGACGCGCTGCCGGACAGCCAGCGCCAGGTCGTCGTGCTGCGCTTCTACGCCGACCTGCCGGTCCGGGACATCGCCGCCGAGCTGGGCATCCCGGAGGGCACGGTCAAGAGCAGGCTGCACGCGGCCGTACGGATGCTGCGGACGCGGCTGCACGAAGGAGAGGTGGTGTGA
- a CDS encoding M28 family metallopeptidase: MRAPRSRTTAALVSAAVAAPLLLAAAPAGAQDAPRAAGHHSTQSAQAKKLAKKLVKKSTGKGAYRHLEKFQEIADANGGNRAAGTKGHKASTKYVHDRLKKAGYKVSYQDFTFYESKTLRESAAVLTPDARKLDALAFDFSKSTPEGGIQAPLAAARVDDTPGCEADDYTSDTFTGKIALVKRGTCTFAEKEAAAAKAGAIGLVLYNHSGDQPVKGNLEVPANAHIPAVGITKAEGEKLAADLAKGEVKVSVDVATQAVPHKTRNVIAETRGGRADRVVGLGAHLDSVHEGPGINDNGSGSAGLIEVAEKLAKETKGGKKLTNKVRFAWWSAEELGLLGSDHYVKSLSAKQKKNIKLYLNFDMIASPNGAELVYDGDDSDKVGEGAGPAGSAQIEKLINDFLDKKKVPHWGTDFDGRSDYGAFIANGIPAGGTFTGAEGLKTEEQAAKAGGKAGQPYDPNYHGAGDTLKNIDRKIFATNIDVIAHAVGTYAHDLSSLKK; this comes from the coding sequence GTGCGCGCACCCCGCAGCCGGACCACGGCCGCTCTCGTCTCCGCGGCCGTCGCCGCCCCCCTCCTGCTCGCCGCCGCCCCGGCGGGAGCCCAGGACGCGCCCCGCGCCGCCGGGCACCACTCGACGCAGTCCGCGCAGGCGAAGAAGCTCGCCAAGAAGCTGGTGAAGAAGTCCACCGGCAAGGGCGCCTACCGCCACCTGGAGAAGTTCCAGGAGATAGCCGACGCCAACGGCGGCAACCGCGCCGCGGGCACCAAGGGCCACAAGGCGTCCACGAAGTACGTCCACGACCGCCTGAAGAAGGCCGGGTACAAGGTCTCGTACCAGGACTTCACGTTCTACGAGTCGAAGACGCTGCGCGAGAGCGCCGCGGTGCTCACGCCCGACGCGCGCAAGCTCGACGCCCTGGCGTTCGACTTCAGCAAGTCCACGCCCGAGGGCGGCATCCAGGCCCCCCTCGCCGCCGCCCGCGTCGACGACACCCCCGGCTGCGAGGCCGACGACTACACGTCCGACACCTTCACCGGCAAGATCGCTCTGGTGAAGCGCGGCACCTGCACCTTCGCCGAGAAGGAGGCCGCCGCGGCCAAGGCGGGCGCCATCGGCCTCGTCCTGTACAACCACTCCGGCGACCAGCCCGTGAAGGGCAACCTGGAGGTCCCGGCGAACGCGCACATCCCGGCCGTCGGCATCACCAAGGCCGAGGGCGAGAAGCTGGCCGCCGACCTCGCCAAGGGCGAGGTCAAGGTCTCCGTGGACGTCGCCACCCAGGCCGTACCGCACAAGACCCGCAACGTCATCGCCGAGACCCGCGGCGGCCGCGCCGACCGCGTCGTCGGCCTCGGCGCGCACCTGGACTCCGTGCACGAGGGCCCCGGCATCAACGACAACGGCTCCGGCTCGGCCGGTCTCATCGAGGTCGCCGAGAAGCTCGCCAAGGAGACCAAGGGCGGCAAGAAGCTGACCAACAAGGTCCGCTTCGCCTGGTGGTCGGCCGAGGAGCTGGGCCTGCTCGGCTCGGACCACTACGTCAAGTCGCTGTCGGCGAAGCAGAAGAAGAACATCAAGCTGTACCTGAACTTCGACATGATCGCCTCGCCGAACGGGGCGGAGCTCGTCTACGACGGCGACGACTCCGACAAGGTCGGCGAGGGCGCGGGCCCGGCCGGATCCGCCCAGATCGAGAAGCTGATCAACGACTTCCTCGACAAGAAGAAGGTCCCGCACTGGGGCACCGACTTCGACGGCCGCTCCGACTACGGGGCGTTCATCGCGAACGGCATCCCGGCCGGCGGCACCTTCACCGGCGCCGAGGGCCTCAAGACCGAGGAGCAGGCGGCGAAGGCGGGCGGCAAGGCCGGCCAGCCGTACGACCCGAACTACCACGGCGCGGGCGACACGCTGAAGAACATCGACCGCAAGATCTTCGCGACGAACATCGACGTCATCGCGCACGCGGTGGGCACCTACGCCCACGACCTCAGCTCCCTGAAGAAGTGA
- a CDS encoding S8 family serine peptidase, whose protein sequence is MLMTLDPHHAPQGARRGDRARRTARLATAIGVAAALCAAAPLPLAFAADGPSPVPAAPAPKDAAAKLGAQDAELLADAKAEGEKTVTMMVATAPGATEQAAKELDAVKGGSVGRTYDKLGYVRATVPTARADAAIKAAAKLSSVHAIDLRHEIELDDPKPQSPKGAKSAAGRAAYPAPDKKTPAKNPYNPSFETGAVDFVKKNPKADGRGITIGILDSGVDLGHPALQKTTTGERKITDWVTATDPIVDADATWRRMTNPVSGPTFTFDGDSWKAPAGSYQISRFREAATTGGDAKGDLNRDGDTTDTWGVLYDPAAGTVRVDLNDNKDFSDDKPMKPYGKNHQVGYFGKDDPATDVAERVPFVVEIRKDVPTDPYGGDWVGKKADFVNIGLIESEHGTHVAGITAANKLFGGRMNGAAPGAKLVSSRACTWTGGCTNVALTEGMIDLVTKRGVDIVNMSIGGLPALNDGNNARAELYKRLIDTYGVQLVISAGNSGPGANTIGDPSLADHVVSVGASVSKETWAANYGSAVKKKYDMFNFSSRGPREDGGFQPLVTAPGSAINTTQTWLPGSPVAEAGYQLPAGYSMLNGTSMSSPQAAGASALLLSAAKQQRVDLTPAKLRTALTSTAHRIPGVQAYAQGTGLIDVVDAWRAIKGGAKAHQYTVKAPVDTALEQELKKPGTGLYDREGGLKKGQKKTYKVTIKRTTGPARPVMHKLAFAGNHGKTFRLVGDDDVLLPLNTAVTVKVQAKPKSYGVSSAVLTVNDKRTRGIDHQIMTTVVVAKDLAKPSFTTSSTSSVQRNGTKSLFVTVPKGAKTLEVALGGLKDKSQTRFISVHPYGVPAESTSSLVCYPNFPNPDNTCRPDLRSYANPTPGVWEIEVESRRTSPLLDNPYKLQVAALGVSFAPAPQKLAEAKSGQAAPVTWKATNNYAAVDGKLKGGTLGSAATARPTIKQGEKQTTTVDVPAGTERLDVAIGATADAAADLDLTVLKDGVPVGSSADGDSEESVSLPKPAAGKYTIEVVGYSIPSGSTAYDYRDVFFSDSLGQIKVDESKTVKLAHGASADVSAEVVASGPAAAGRVLFGEVNLLNARGTVAGTGSVTVEKVTP, encoded by the coding sequence ATGCTGATGACCCTCGATCCACACCACGCGCCCCAGGGCGCGAGACGCGGCGACCGCGCCAGACGGACCGCCCGCCTCGCCACCGCGATAGGCGTGGCCGCCGCTCTCTGCGCGGCGGCCCCGCTCCCGCTCGCCTTCGCCGCCGACGGCCCCTCCCCCGTCCCGGCCGCCCCCGCGCCCAAGGACGCCGCCGCGAAGCTCGGCGCCCAGGACGCCGAACTGCTCGCCGACGCCAAGGCGGAGGGCGAGAAGACCGTCACGATGATGGTCGCCACCGCGCCCGGCGCGACCGAGCAGGCCGCCAAGGAGCTGGACGCCGTCAAGGGCGGCTCCGTCGGCCGCACCTACGACAAGCTCGGCTACGTCCGCGCCACCGTCCCGACCGCGCGCGCCGACGCCGCGATCAAGGCCGCGGCGAAGCTCAGCTCCGTGCACGCCATCGACCTGCGGCACGAGATCGAGCTCGACGACCCGAAGCCGCAGAGCCCCAAGGGCGCCAAGTCCGCAGCGGGCCGGGCCGCCTACCCGGCGCCGGACAAGAAAACGCCCGCCAAGAACCCGTACAACCCGTCCTTCGAGACGGGCGCCGTCGACTTCGTGAAGAAGAACCCGAAGGCGGACGGCCGCGGCATCACCATCGGCATCCTCGACTCGGGCGTCGACCTCGGCCACCCGGCGCTGCAGAAGACCACCACCGGCGAGCGCAAGATCACCGACTGGGTGACGGCGACCGACCCGATCGTGGACGCGGACGCGACCTGGCGCCGGATGACGAATCCGGTGTCCGGGCCCACGTTCACGTTCGACGGCGACTCCTGGAAGGCCCCCGCGGGCTCGTACCAGATCAGCCGCTTCCGCGAAGCCGCCACGACCGGCGGCGACGCCAAGGGCGACCTCAACCGGGACGGCGACACCACCGACACCTGGGGCGTCCTGTACGACCCGGCCGCCGGGACCGTCCGCGTCGACCTGAACGACAACAAGGACTTCTCGGACGACAAGCCGATGAAGCCCTACGGCAAGAACCACCAGGTCGGCTACTTCGGCAAGGACGACCCGGCGACCGACGTCGCCGAGCGCGTGCCGTTCGTCGTGGAGATCCGCAAGGACGTGCCGACGGACCCGTACGGCGGCGACTGGGTCGGCAAGAAGGCCGACTTCGTGAACATCGGCCTCATCGAGTCCGAGCACGGCACGCACGTCGCGGGCATCACGGCCGCCAACAAGCTGTTCGGCGGCAGGATGAACGGCGCCGCCCCCGGCGCCAAGCTGGTGTCCTCGCGCGCCTGCACCTGGACCGGCGGCTGCACCAACGTCGCGCTCACCGAGGGCATGATCGACCTCGTGACGAAGCGCGGCGTCGACATCGTCAACATGTCGATCGGCGGCCTGCCCGCGCTCAACGACGGCAACAACGCGCGCGCCGAGCTGTACAAGCGCCTCATCGACACCTACGGCGTGCAGCTGGTGATCTCCGCGGGCAACTCCGGCCCCGGCGCCAACACCATCGGTGACCCCTCCCTCGCCGACCACGTCGTCTCCGTGGGCGCCTCGGTCTCCAAGGAGACCTGGGCCGCCAACTACGGCTCCGCGGTGAAGAAGAAGTACGACATGTTCAACTTCTCCTCGCGCGGCCCGCGTGAGGACGGCGGCTTCCAGCCCCTGGTGACCGCACCGGGCTCGGCCATCAACACCACGCAGACCTGGCTGCCGGGCTCCCCGGTCGCCGAGGCGGGCTACCAGCTCCCGGCCGGCTACTCGATGCTGAACGGCACGTCGATGTCGTCGCCGCAGGCCGCGGGCGCCTCCGCGCTCCTGCTCAGCGCCGCCAAGCAGCAGCGCGTCGACCTCACCCCGGCGAAGCTGCGCACCGCGCTCACCTCGACCGCCCACCGCATCCCGGGCGTGCAGGCCTACGCGCAGGGCACCGGCCTGATCGACGTCGTGGACGCCTGGCGCGCCATCAAGGGCGGCGCCAAGGCCCACCAGTACACGGTCAAGGCGCCCGTCGACACGGCCCTGGAGCAGGAGCTGAAGAAGCCCGGCACCGGCCTGTACGACCGTGAGGGCGGCCTGAAGAAGGGCCAGAAGAAGACCTACAAGGTCACCATCAAGCGGACCACGGGCCCGGCCCGTCCGGTCATGCACAAGCTCGCCTTCGCGGGCAACCACGGCAAGACCTTCCGCCTGGTCGGCGACGACGACGTGCTGCTGCCCCTGAACACGGCCGTGACGGTGAAGGTGCAGGCCAAGCCGAAGTCCTACGGCGTCTCCAGCGCCGTGCTCACCGTGAACGACAAGCGCACCCGCGGCATCGACCACCAGATCATGACGACGGTCGTCGTGGCCAAGGACCTCGCCAAGCCGTCCTTCACCACCTCGTCGACCAGTTCGGTGCAGCGCAACGGCACCAAGTCCCTCTTCGTGACGGTGCCGAAGGGCGCGAAGACCCTGGAGGTCGCGCTCGGCGGTCTGAAGGACAAGAGCCAGACGCGGTTCATCTCCGTCCACCCGTACGGCGTCCCGGCCGAGTCGACGTCCTCGCTCGTCTGCTACCCGAACTTCCCGAACCCGGACAACACCTGCCGCCCCGACCTGCGTTCGTACGCGAACCCGACGCCGGGCGTCTGGGAGATCGAGGTCGAGTCGCGCCGTACGTCGCCGCTGCTCGACAACCCGTACAAGCTTCAGGTCGCCGCGCTCGGCGTGTCCTTCGCGCCGGCGCCGCAGAAGCTCGCGGAGGCCAAGTCCGGCCAGGCCGCGCCCGTCACCTGGAAGGCGACGAACAACTACGCCGCCGTCGACGGCAAGCTGAAGGGCGGCACGCTGGGCTCGGCCGCGACCGCGCGTCCCACCATCAAGCAGGGTGAGAAGCAGACCACGACGGTCGACGTGCCCGCGGGCACCGAGCGGCTCGACGTGGCGATCGGCGCCACCGCCGACGCCGCCGCCGACCTGGACCTGACGGTCCTCAAGGACGGCGTGCCCGTGGGCAGTTCGGCGGACGGCGACTCCGAGGAGTCGGTGAGCCTGCCCAAGCCCGCCGCGGGCAAGTACACCATCGAGGTCGTGGGCTACTCGATCCCGTCCGGGTCGACCGCGTACGACTACCGCGACGTGTTCTTCTCCGACTCGCTCGGCCAGATCAAGGTCGACGAGTCGAAGACGGTCAAGCTCGCGCACGGGGCGTCCGCGGACGTCTCCGCGGAGGTCGTCGCGAGCGGGCCCGCCGCCGCGGGCCGCGTCCTGTTCGGCGAGGTCAACCTCCTGAACGCGCGCGGGACCGTGGCCGGCACGGGCAGCGTGACGGTGGAGAAGGTCACGCCGTGA
- a CDS encoding CGNR zinc finger domain-containing protein, whose amino-acid sequence MPATTPPDPRPLTGEPLSLDLLNTRWVQDGVRADLLTDSEGLAVWLGANGLDGRFTADGRTLERLLRARDALAGLVDLPGKPGGAPDAVARVDAVLAHGRVRATLTPEGPGEEAEFADPSWGPAWLAARNYLELLTTAPDRIRGCAHEACVLHFFDTSRNGTRRWCSMAVCGNRAKASRHYARSRDS is encoded by the coding sequence ATGCCCGCCACCACCCCGCCCGACCCCCGCCCCCTCACCGGCGAACCCCTCTCCCTGGACCTCCTCAACACCCGCTGGGTCCAGGACGGAGTGCGCGCCGACCTGCTCACGGACAGCGAAGGGCTCGCCGTCTGGCTCGGGGCGAACGGACTCGACGGGCGGTTCACCGCCGACGGGCGCACCCTGGAGCGGCTGCTGCGGGCCCGCGACGCCCTCGCCGGGCTCGTCGACCTGCCGGGGAAGCCGGGCGGCGCCCCGGACGCCGTGGCCCGCGTCGACGCGGTCCTCGCGCACGGCAGGGTCCGGGCGACGCTGACGCCGGAGGGGCCGGGCGAGGAGGCCGAGTTCGCGGATCCCTCGTGGGGGCCGGCGTGGCTGGCCGCGCGCAACTACCTGGAGCTGCTCACCACGGCCCCCGACCGGATCCGCGGCTGCGCCCACGAGGCGTGCGTCCTGCACTTCTTCGACACCTCGCGGAACGGCACCCGGCGCTGGTGCTCGATGGCCGTGTGCGGCAACCGCGCGAAGGCGTCCCGTCACTACGCGCGGTCGCGGGACAGCTAG
- a CDS encoding VOC family protein, whose translation MPPHAPRTGHIGLSVTDLDRSLAFYRDVIGLEVITEGKEEGRRFAFLGHAGAIAFTLWQQAQAPFERGPAGLHHLAFEVDTIDRVRACEAELRAYGVEFAYDGVVPHGEGAGSGGIFFHDPDGIRLEIYAPTGAESAQAPVAAAPTCGFF comes from the coding sequence ATGCCTCCGCACGCCCCGCGCACGGGCCACATCGGCCTGAGCGTCACCGACCTCGACCGCTCCCTCGCCTTCTACCGCGATGTGATCGGCCTCGAAGTGATCACCGAAGGCAAGGAGGAGGGCCGCCGATTCGCCTTCCTCGGCCACGCAGGGGCGATCGCCTTCACGCTCTGGCAGCAGGCGCAAGCCCCCTTCGAGCGCGGCCCCGCGGGCCTGCACCACCTCGCCTTCGAGGTCGACACGATCGACCGGGTCCGGGCGTGCGAGGCGGAGCTGCGGGCGTACGGAGTGGAGTTCGCCTACGACGGCGTCGTGCCGCACGGCGAGGGCGCCGGATCCGGCGGGATCTTCTTCCACGACCCGGACGGCATCCGCCTGGAGATCTACGCTCCGACCGGCGCCGAGTCCGCGCAGGCGCCCGTGGCGGCGGCGCCGACCTGCGGCTTCTTCTAG
- a CDS encoding pyridoxamine 5'-phosphate oxidase family protein: MDTTYTPPDPYHPGSRAVQDRVGVRELADHVGRSIGPGIRPVAAAFLELQPMLVIGAADPVTGRVWASLLTGEPGFLRATGPRQLSVAGGPVPGDPLAAALAVPATPVGTLALDPRTRRRMRLNGRSRPTPRGLAVEADQVFSNCPKYLVQRSLLGAARPPATRPRTTRGTALTPAQQDAVAAADTFFLATVHERGADASHRGGNPGFVRVLSAHELEWPDYPGNAMFLTLGNLARDPRAGLLFLNWTTGTALHLTGTARTHYAPDGPRTVRLTLTETHETTAASPWTWSAPVPSPANPPLR, translated from the coding sequence GTGGACACCACGTACACCCCGCCCGATCCCTACCACCCGGGCTCGCGCGCCGTGCAGGACCGCGTCGGCGTCCGCGAACTCGCCGACCACGTCGGCAGATCCATCGGCCCCGGCATCCGTCCGGTGGCCGCCGCGTTCCTCGAACTCCAGCCGATGCTGGTGATCGGCGCGGCGGATCCGGTGACCGGGCGGGTGTGGGCGTCGCTGCTCACCGGCGAGCCCGGATTCCTGCGGGCCACGGGGCCGCGTCAGCTGTCGGTGGCGGGCGGCCCCGTGCCGGGGGACCCGCTCGCCGCCGCCCTGGCGGTGCCCGCCACCCCCGTCGGCACCCTCGCCCTCGACCCGCGCACCCGGCGCCGGATGCGGCTCAACGGCCGGTCCCGGCCGACCCCGCGCGGCCTGGCCGTCGAGGCCGACCAGGTCTTCTCGAACTGCCCCAAGTACCTGGTGCAGCGCAGCCTCCTGGGCGCCGCCCGCCCTCCCGCGACCCGCCCCCGCACCACCCGGGGCACCGCGCTCACCCCCGCGCAGCAGGACGCGGTCGCGGCCGCCGACACCTTCTTCCTCGCCACCGTCCACGAGCGCGGCGCCGACGCGAGCCACCGGGGCGGCAACCCCGGCTTCGTGCGCGTCCTCTCCGCCCACGAGCTGGAATGGCCCGACTACCCGGGCAACGCGATGTTCCTGACGCTCGGCAACCTCGCCCGGGACCCCCGCGCGGGCCTGCTCTTCCTGAACTGGACGACGGGCACCGCGCTCCACCTCACGGGCACCGCCCGCACCCACTACGCCCCCGACGGCCCCCGCACCGTCCGCCTCACCCTCACCGAAACCCACGAGACCACCGCCGCCTCCCCGTGGACCTGGTCCGCCCCTGTTCCCTCACCCGCCAACCCACCACTCCGGTAA
- a CDS encoding NUDIX hydrolase, giving the protein MHKELRVAAYAVCVRDGSVLLARWIAGDGSKRWTLPGGGMDHGEDPYDTVIREADEETGYTVEPVALLGVDSLRRRYPRRLGAVADFHGVRIVYEARITGGALRHETSGSTDLAAWHPLDAVAALDRVSLVDVGLTLWRDRPVAGHVS; this is encoded by the coding sequence GTGCACAAGGAACTGCGGGTGGCGGCCTACGCCGTATGCGTACGCGACGGGTCCGTGCTGCTCGCCCGCTGGATCGCGGGCGACGGCAGCAAACGCTGGACGCTGCCCGGGGGCGGCATGGACCACGGCGAGGATCCGTACGACACGGTGATCAGAGAGGCCGACGAGGAGACCGGCTACACCGTCGAACCCGTCGCGCTCCTCGGCGTGGACTCGCTGCGCCGCCGCTACCCGAGACGCCTCGGCGCGGTGGCGGACTTCCACGGCGTGCGCATCGTGTACGAGGCCCGGATCACCGGCGGCGCCCTCCGCCACGAGACGTCGGGCTCGACGGACCTGGCGGCGTGGCACCCACTCGACGCCGTCGCCGCGCTGGACCGCGTGAGCCTGGTCGACGTCGGCCTCACGCTCTGGCGGGACCGCCCGGTTGCCGGGCACGTGTCGTAG
- a CDS encoding TIGR03767 family metallophosphoesterase: MSRIRSVATTAATATTSVVSTVNRRAFLAATGAVSLSAGVGYALGPGAGSGKAAPAAAAAPVPMSRRAPSAPLAPYRSGTTLATVSAPRGTSGYRRLGDGPAWDRVVRSDLAPAEPGRESRRTPLAAFVQFTDLHLVDVQHPLRYEYLRARTASAWRPQESLSVAGAVSLVEQVNGLRGAPATGAPLHFVMTTGDNTDNNSRNELDWFLKVMSGGRVTPNSGDPRRYEGVQDSGLKLYWHPDTALRDADKGAGFPRLHGFLDAAIREVNSPGLNLPWYSTVGNHDGLPGGCYAPGDAYFTEFAVGGKKLMSLDEARGAALWKNVRKGNDPKGAVFKEVMKSEARRMRSVTPDEARAPFTPAEYVKAHLDPAHAGRGPVGHGYTQRNLAERTQYYTFRITDDVLGISLDTTDPGGHYEGSLGTTQLRWLERQLKEVEKSGDASYVIVFSHHTSKSMRNLRTDPGRPRESRHGGDEVAALLGRHRSVLAWVNGHSHKNAITPHHSEHGSFWEVSTASHIDFPQLARVIELVDNHDGTLSLFTTLIESAAPHRTDFADLSQTGLAALYRELAFNAPGARPTLGGDPGDRNTELVLRKG, from the coding sequence ATGTCGCGCATACGCTCTGTCGCCACCACGGCCGCCACCGCCACCACGTCCGTCGTCTCCACAGTGAACCGCCGCGCGTTCCTCGCGGCGACCGGCGCCGTCTCCCTGTCCGCGGGCGTCGGATACGCCCTGGGCCCGGGAGCGGGCTCGGGCAAGGCCGCCCCCGCGGCGGCGGCCGCACCGGTCCCGATGTCCCGCAGGGCCCCCTCCGCCCCGCTGGCCCCGTACCGCTCGGGCACCACCCTGGCCACGGTGTCCGCGCCCCGGGGCACCTCCGGGTACCGCCGCCTCGGCGACGGCCCGGCCTGGGACCGCGTGGTCCGCTCGGACCTGGCCCCGGCCGAGCCGGGCCGGGAGTCCCGCCGCACCCCGCTTGCCGCGTTCGTCCAGTTCACCGACCTGCACCTGGTGGACGTACAGCACCCGCTGCGCTACGAGTACCTGCGCGCCCGGACCGCCAGCGCCTGGCGCCCGCAGGAGTCGCTGTCCGTCGCCGGGGCCGTCTCGCTGGTCGAGCAGGTCAACGGCCTGCGCGGGGCGCCCGCGACCGGCGCGCCGCTGCACTTCGTGATGACGACGGGCGACAACACGGACAACAACTCCCGCAACGAGCTCGACTGGTTCCTGAAGGTGATGAGCGGGGGCCGCGTCACCCCGAACTCCGGCGACCCGCGCCGCTACGAGGGCGTACAGGACAGCGGCCTCAAGCTCTACTGGCACCCGGACACCGCCCTGCGCGACGCCGACAAGGGCGCCGGCTTCCCCCGCCTGCACGGCTTCCTGGACGCCGCGATCCGCGAGGTCAACAGCCCGGGCCTGAACCTGCCGTGGTACTCCACGGTCGGCAACCACGACGGCCTGCCCGGCGGCTGCTACGCCCCCGGCGACGCGTACTTCACCGAGTTCGCCGTCGGCGGCAAGAAGCTGATGTCCCTCGACGAGGCGCGCGGCGCGGCCCTGTGGAAGAACGTCAGGAAGGGCAACGACCCCAAGGGCGCCGTCTTCAAGGAAGTCATGAAGTCCGAGGCCCGACGCATGCGTTCGGTCACCCCGGACGAGGCCCGCGCCCCCTTCACCCCCGCCGAGTACGTCAAGGCCCACCTGGACCCCGCGCACGCGGGCCGCGGCCCCGTCGGCCACGGCTACACCCAGCGGAACCTGGCGGAGCGCACCCAGTACTACACCTTCCGCATCACCGACGACGTCCTCGGCATCAGCCTGGACACCACCGACCCCGGCGGTCACTACGAGGGCTCCCTCGGCACCACCCAACTGCGATGGCTGGAGCGGCAGCTGAAGGAGGTGGAGAAGAGCGGCGACGCCTCGTACGTCATCGTCTTCAGCCACCACACCAGCAAGTCCATGCGGAACCTGCGCACCGACCCGGGCCGCCCGCGCGAGTCCCGGCACGGCGGTGACGAGGTCGCGGCGCTGCTCGGGCGGCACCGCTCGGTCCTCGCCTGGGTGAACGGCCACAGCCACAAGAACGCCATCACCCCGCACCACTCGGAGCACGGCTCGTTCTGGGAGGTGTCGACGGCCTCGCACATCGACTTCCCGCAGCTCGCCCGGGTGATCGAGCTGGTCGACAACCACGACGGGACGCTCTCGCTGTTCACCACCCTCATCGAGTCCGCCGCCCCGCACCGCACCGACTTCGCCGACCTCTCGCAGACGGGCCTCGCCGCCCTGTACCGGGAGCTCGCGTTCAACGCCCCCGGCGCCAGGCCCACGCTCGGCGGCGACCCCGGCGACCGCAACACGGAACTCGTCCTGCGCAAGGGCTGA